Proteins from a single region of Candidatus Babeliales bacterium:
- a CDS encoding glycosyltransferase: protein MITSYDYWLKKNYYYHNHLAKSYQFIISQQTQVLQVGCKTGYLLASVNSSFGVGVDAEKDCIQKAQAKYPALYFYQSLNKIPKEQFDYIILSSITHEVDDIQDFLNSLQPYCHNKTRIIIDSYSFFWEPILRLTQKLKLRRQTPLKNWISHQDLQHFLSLAGFEVVKTERSMLMPCYIPFLSWLFNKVIAPLPIINRICLIEWIIARPKQQKKNPKDFSVSIIIPCKNERGNIEAAVKRCPQMGKSTEIIFVEGNSQDDTANEIQRIITAYPEKNIKFFEQDGKGKGNAVRIGFDKANGDILMIQDADLTAPPEELTKFFNALCNGDGEFINGSRLIYGMESEAMRFLNMIANHCFALSFSWLLGQRVKDTLCGTKVLFKEDYQKIVKNRAFFGEFDPFGDFDLLFGAAKQNLKIIDMPVHYKARTYGSTQIRRFYHGLLLLKMTFIGLKKFKFQRF from the coding sequence ATGATTACTTCTTACGATTACTGGTTAAAAAAAAATTATTATTATCACAACCATCTTGCAAAATCATATCAATTTATTATTTCACAACAAACTCAAGTTCTACAAGTTGGTTGTAAAACTGGTTATTTATTGGCATCAGTAAATTCATCATTTGGTGTTGGGGTTGATGCAGAAAAAGATTGTATACAAAAAGCACAAGCAAAGTATCCGGCATTATATTTTTATCAATCGTTAAATAAAATCCCTAAAGAACAATTTGATTATATTATTTTATCATCGATTACACATGAAGTAGATGATATTCAAGATTTTTTAAATTCTTTACAACCATATTGTCACAATAAAACACGCATTATTATTGATTCGTATTCTTTTTTCTGGGAACCAATATTACGATTGACACAAAAATTAAAATTACGCAGGCAAACACCATTGAAAAATTGGATATCTCATCAAGATTTACAACATTTTTTATCATTAGCCGGTTTTGAAGTGGTTAAAACCGAGCGCTCAATGTTAATGCCTTGCTATATTCCTTTTCTTTCCTGGCTTTTTAATAAAGTTATAGCACCATTGCCTATTATTAACCGTATATGCTTAATTGAGTGGATTATTGCTCGGCCAAAACAACAAAAGAAAAATCCTAAGGATTTTTCAGTATCCATAATTATTCCCTGTAAAAATGAACGAGGAAATATTGAAGCTGCAGTTAAACGATGCCCACAAATGGGAAAATCAACAGAAATTATTTTTGTGGAAGGAAATTCGCAGGATGATACTGCTAATGAAATACAACGAATTATAACCGCATATCCTGAAAAAAATATTAAATTTTTTGAGCAAGATGGTAAAGGAAAAGGCAATGCAGTCCGTATTGGCTTTGACAAAGCAAACGGTGACATTTTAATGATTCAGGATGCTGATTTAACCGCACCACCAGAAGAGTTAACAAAATTTTTTAATGCACTCTGCAATGGCGATGGTGAGTTCATTAATGGTTCACGATTGATTTATGGTATGGAATCTGAAGCAATGCGATTTTTAAATATGATTGCCAATCATTGCTTTGCGCTCAGTTTTTCTTGGTTATTAGGTCAACGTGTAAAAGATACGCTTTGTGGTACTAAAGTTTTATTTAAAGAAGATTATCAAAAAATCGTAAAAAATCGTGCTTTTTTTGGTGAATTTGATCCATTTGGTGATTTTGATCTTTTATTTGGTGCTGCAAAACAAAATTTAAAAATTATTGATATGCCAGTCCATTATAAAGCCCGCACTTACGGGTCTACACAAATTAGGCGGTTTTATCATGGTCTTCTTTTGTTAAAAATGACATTTATAGGATTAAAAAAGTTTAAATTTCAGCGATTTTAA